One part of the Humulus lupulus chromosome 9, drHumLupu1.1, whole genome shotgun sequence genome encodes these proteins:
- the LOC133799519 gene encoding uncharacterized protein LOC133799519 produces MDDIQDEVDFWKSSIVCYALGENPPLSILDGFARRMWKEKIDRVGMLSYGVFLIRFVSIEDRDEVLKGGYIFFNKRPVVMKAWDPAINFKKEDIRVVPIWVHLDDLDLKYWGEKSLFKIIGQVGNPIMVDDVTKLRDKLSFPRVLIEVSLKQEFPDLIYFEEEYGFNTSISITYEWKPIVCDHCFGMGHSTADCRKKGGRKQEWVIKDDGKKKDVAVSNKETKVDSDGFQPLIQLFVETVDNKESFYVTFIYGFNDEDGRRGLWRDLRELSVMDSWIVLGDFNDILSKEERIGNRVRFKSSLDFINCVGTCQLEDVKYSGNFFTWRNKQQGEERIYSKIDRVLENQKWLDSFPNAEVFFQNEGLFDHTPAILIVYDVVLSGKKPFRYFRMWSSHPKSSEMVTKTWQQQVKGTKMYQVVTKLKSLKPIFKEINQQGFSDLHSAVIKAREHLNICQDAMHRDPMNQEMQQQELEARNSYAKVHNAYHSFLQQKAKLTWVKDGDDNSALFHRSIRERRAQNRVLSITNENGTRVDDPQQITDAFLEFYKNLLGCKLERRKSVLAAVINQGPVVSSYQADMLLADFSFEEFKKAIFDIPGLKAPGLDGYSSYFFQEYWDLVGNDVFEALTSFLHTGQLLKEINSTILTLIPKSKCPNTVSDYRPIACCNVLYKAATKLICSRLKVILPSLVAQNQGGFVKGRFIGHNIMICQDLIRHYGRKSVKANCMIKLDLQKAYDTVEWDFIEEMLYAF; encoded by the exons ATGGATGATATACAAGATGAAGTTGATTTTTGGAAGTCTTCTATTGTGTGCTATGCATTGGGGGAAAATCCTCCTCTTTCAATACTGGATGGATTTGCACGAAGAATGTGGAAAGAAAAGATTGACAGAGTAGGGATGCTGTCTTATGGTGTTTTCTTGATCCGATTTGTCTCCATTGAAGATCGAGATGAGGTGCTTAAAGGTGGATATATTTTCTTTAACAAAAGACCGGTTGTTATGAAAGCTTGGGACCCTGCGATCAATTTTAAAAAGGAGGATATCAGGGTGGTTCCAATTTGGGTTCATTTAGATGATCTCGACCTGAAATATTGGGGAGAGAAATCCTTGTTCAAGATCATTGGACAGGTAGGGAATCCTATAATGGTTGATGATGTGACTAAGCTTAGGGATAAACTCAGTTTTCCTAGAGTTTTAATTGAGGTATCGTTGAAACAAGAATTCCCGGACCTAATATACTTTGAAGAAGAGTATGGCTTTAACACCTCTATTTCGATCACATACGAATGGAAGCCCATTGTGTGTGATCATTGCTTTGGAATGGGCCATTCTACGGCTGATTGCAGGAAAAAGGGTGGAAGGAAACaagaatgggtaattaaggatgaTGGGAAGAAGAAGGATGTAGCTGTGTCTAACAAAGAAACTAAGGTTGATTCTGATGGCTTTCAACCA TTGATTCAACTCTTTGTTGAAACTGTGGATAACAAGGAAAGTTTCTATGTTACATTTATCTATGGTTTCAATGATGAGGACGGTAGGAGAGGCCTTTGGAGAGATCTTCGGGAGCTTTCTGTTATGGATTCTTGGATTGTCCTGGGCGATTTCAACGACATTCTCAGTAAAGAAGAGAGAATTGGCAATCGGGTAAGATTCAAATCTTCTTTGGATTTTATCAATTGTGTTGGAACTTGTCAACTTGAAGATGTTAAGTATAGTGGAAACTTCTTCACTTGGAGGAATAAGCAGCAAGGAGAAGAGAGGATATACTCAAAGATAGATAGAGTATTGGAAAATCAGAAATGGTTGGATTCGTTTCCTAATGCTGAAGTATTTTTTCAGAATGAGGGACTTTTCGATCACACGCCTGCCATTCTTATTGTGTATGATGTGGTTTTGAGTGGGAAGAAACCTTTTAGATATTTTAGGATGTGGTCTTCTCATCCTAAAAGTTCTGAAATGGTTACCAAAACATGGCAGCAGCAGGTTAAAGGGACTAAAATGTATCAGGTTGTGACTAAGCTTAAGAGCCTCAAAccgatttttaaagaaattaatcaGCAGGGTTTTTCAGACTTGCATTCTGCTGTAATTAAAGCTAGAGAACACCTGAATATTTGTCAAGATGCAATGCATCGTGATCCTATGAACCAGGAAATGCAGCAACAGGAGCTGGAAGCAAGGAATTCCTATGCTAAAGTTCATAATGCATACCATTCTTTCCTCCAACAAAAGGCTAAATTGACTTGGGTTAAAGATGGTGATGATAATTCAGCATTATTCCATAGAAGCATTCGTGAAAGAAGGGCCCAAAACAGAGTGTTGTCTATCACTAATGAAAATGGAACTCGGGTAGATGATCCACAACAGATTACTGATGCTTTCTTGGAGTTTTACAAGAATTTACTGGGCTGTAAATTAGAAAGAAGGAAGTCTGTTCTGGCTGCTGTTATTAATCAAGGGCCAGTGGTTTCGAGTTATCAAGCAGATATGCTTTTAGCTGATTTTTCATTTGAAGAATTTAAGAAAGCCATCTTTGACATTCCTGGCCTCAAAGCCCCTGGTCTGGATGGCTATAGCAGCTATTTCTTCCAGGAATATTGGGATCTTGTAGGTAATGATGTTTTTGAAGCTCTTACTTCTTTCCTTCATACAGGACAACTTTTAAAGGAAATCAACTCAACTATTTTGACACTTATTCCTAAAAGTAAGTGCCCAAATACAGTTAGTGACTATCGCCCTATAGCATGTTGCAATGTCCTTTATAAAGCTGCTACAAAACTAATCTGTTCGAGACTCAAAGTTATTCTTCCAAGCTTGGTTGCTCAAAACCAAGGGGGGTT